The following coding sequences are from one Streptomyces sp. NBC_00536 window:
- a CDS encoding glycosyltransferase, with protein sequence MRVLHAVTLHSPTHAFGGPVRVALNLAKGLRARGHEASLLALGEGFGDPWPTEVEGVPARLYPAKRLLPLGFSGMTSPALLAAAGRLVRDADLVHVHLARDLVTLPLALAALRAGKPLVLQTHGMVDPSGKLLAKVLDAVAVRRLLRGADAVLYLTPHEREALDAVVGGAGLANTVRVVNGVPAQEARPALSGPPRILYSARLQERKRPVDFVNAMSLVAEKVPEARYVVAGPDEGEYGAVFHRMTTMRLDGRMTIPGALTSDQVLEELRRAHVYVLPSVDEPFPMSVLEALSVGVPVVVTHSNGLARDIAAAGAGRVVDPGPEGVASAVLDLLDPVANGAASLAARALAAEAFSMDSVLDTVLSVYARAASRA encoded by the coding sequence GTGAGAGTCCTGCACGCCGTCACACTGCACTCCCCCACGCATGCCTTCGGGGGGCCGGTCCGGGTCGCGCTCAACCTCGCCAAGGGGCTGCGGGCGCGCGGGCACGAGGCCTCGCTGCTGGCGCTCGGCGAGGGCTTCGGGGACCCCTGGCCCACCGAGGTCGAGGGCGTACCGGCCCGGCTGTACCCGGCGAAGCGGCTGCTGCCGCTCGGCTTCAGCGGTATGACCTCGCCCGCGCTGCTCGCCGCGGCCGGACGGCTGGTCCGGGACGCGGACCTGGTGCACGTGCACCTGGCCCGCGACCTGGTCACGCTGCCCCTCGCGCTGGCCGCGCTGCGCGCCGGGAAGCCGCTGGTGCTCCAGACCCACGGGATGGTCGACCCGAGCGGGAAACTGCTGGCCAAGGTCCTGGACGCGGTGGCCGTACGACGGCTGCTGCGCGGGGCGGACGCGGTGCTGTACCTGACCCCGCACGAGCGGGAGGCCCTGGACGCGGTCGTCGGCGGGGCCGGGCTGGCCAACACGGTGCGGGTGGTGAACGGCGTACCGGCGCAGGAGGCGCGGCCCGCGCTGTCGGGGCCGCCGCGGATCCTCTACTCGGCGCGGCTCCAGGAACGCAAGCGTCCGGTGGACTTCGTGAACGCGATGTCGCTGGTCGCGGAGAAGGTGCCGGAGGCGCGGTACGTGGTGGCGGGGCCCGACGAGGGCGAGTACGGGGCCGTGTTCCACCGGATGACGACGATGCGGCTCGACGGGCGTATGACGATTCCCGGGGCGCTGACCAGCGATCAGGTGCTGGAGGAGCTGCGGCGGGCGCACGTGTACGTCCTGCCGTCGGTGGACGAGCCGTTCCCGATGTCGGTGCTGGAGGCGCTGTCCGTGGGCGTACCGGTCGTGGTGACGCACTCGAACGGGCTGGCCCGTGACATTGCCGCGGCGGGGGCGGGGCGGGTCGTCGACCCGGGGCCGGAGGGGGTGGCTTCGGCCGTCCTCGACCTCCTGGATCCGGTGGCGAACGGGGCGGCGTCGCTGGCCGCGCGTGCGTTGGCCGCGGAGGCCTTCTCGATGGACTCCGTCCTGGACACGGTCCTGTCGGTCTACGCCCGGGCGGCGTCCCGCGCCTGA
- a CDS encoding sugar transferase yields MRHVHFPAQRVAGSAQGTAAPERRLGDKARWYLPAALTADLLGAAVPVGLVFEAAEQARPAYCALGAALAWVTVQALRRRYASRLLGESRGVLPVVHDWLILIGVLAVARVVTDESTPRTAALGALLPALLVTVACHKLTYRHLSGARREAQAVSRVLVIGEPGTAEEVISHLAARTDHPYVVVGVVPVGQGSLGSGAPVAARLEAQMPPVPGGDAEAVLGAVRSHHADLVLVAPGARMAGERLRRISWALHDAGLELAVFPGLVEISVKRLETLSAGGLAVLRIAPPVSRGIQPVLKSVLDRAGAALGLLLLSPLFLGLALAIRFGSRGPAFYSQRRIGRGGAPFVMWKFRTMVTDADAKKAELAGVNENDGLMFKMRRDPRVTRIGRVLRRTSLDELPQLLNVLTGDMSLVGPRPPLPEEVARYDEVELRRLTVRPGMTGLWQISGRSDLSWDETIQLDLQYVDNWSFTSDVDVVARTFRAVVDGRGAY; encoded by the coding sequence ATGAGGCATGTCCATTTTCCTGCGCAAAGAGTGGCCGGTTCGGCTCAGGGGACAGCTGCGCCCGAGCGACGGCTCGGTGACAAAGCACGCTGGTACCTGCCCGCCGCACTGACCGCGGACCTCCTCGGCGCGGCCGTGCCCGTCGGCCTGGTCTTCGAGGCCGCCGAGCAGGCCCGTCCCGCGTACTGCGCGCTGGGCGCGGCCCTCGCCTGGGTCACCGTACAAGCCCTCCGCCGCCGTTATGCCTCCCGGCTGCTCGGAGAATCGCGCGGAGTCCTGCCCGTCGTGCACGACTGGCTGATTCTCATCGGAGTCCTCGCCGTGGCCCGCGTGGTGACGGACGAGAGCACCCCCCGCACGGCCGCCCTCGGGGCGCTGCTGCCCGCCCTGCTCGTCACCGTCGCCTGCCACAAGCTCACTTACCGGCACCTCTCCGGCGCCCGCCGGGAGGCCCAGGCCGTCAGCCGCGTCCTGGTGATCGGCGAACCCGGCACCGCCGAGGAGGTCATCTCCCACCTCGCCGCGCGGACCGACCACCCGTACGTGGTCGTCGGCGTCGTGCCGGTCGGCCAGGGCTCGCTCGGCAGCGGCGCCCCGGTCGCGGCCCGGCTGGAGGCGCAGATGCCGCCCGTACCCGGTGGCGACGCCGAGGCCGTGCTCGGCGCCGTCCGCAGCCACCACGCGGACCTGGTGCTCGTCGCCCCCGGCGCCCGGATGGCGGGGGAGCGGCTGCGCCGGATCTCCTGGGCCCTGCACGACGCCGGCCTCGAACTGGCCGTGTTCCCCGGGCTGGTGGAAATATCCGTCAAGCGGCTGGAGACGCTGAGCGCGGGCGGGCTCGCGGTGCTGCGGATCGCGCCGCCGGTCAGCCGGGGCATCCAGCCCGTGCTGAAGTCCGTACTCGACCGGGCCGGGGCCGCGCTCGGGCTGCTGCTGCTGTCCCCGCTGTTCCTCGGACTGGCGCTGGCGATACGGTTCGGCTCCCGCGGCCCGGCCTTCTACAGCCAGCGCCGGATCGGCCGCGGCGGCGCCCCCTTCGTGATGTGGAAGTTCCGCACGATGGTGACCGACGCCGATGCGAAGAAGGCCGAACTCGCGGGCGTCAACGAGAACGACGGCCTGATGTTCAAGATGCGCCGCGACCCCCGGGTGACCCGGATCGGCCGCGTCCTGCGCCGGACCTCGCTCGACGAACTGCCCCAGCTGCTCAATGTGCTGACGGGGGACATGTCGCTGGTCGGCCCGCGCCCGCCGCTGCCGGAGGAGGTGGCGCGCTACGACGAGGTCGAACTGCGCCGGCTGACCGTGCGCCCCGGCATGACCGGCCTGTGGCAGATCAGCGGACGGTCCGACCTGTCCTGGGACGAAACGATCCAGCTCGATCTGCAGTACGTCGACAACTGGTCCTTCACCAGCGATGTCGACGTCGTGGCCCGTACGTTCCGCGCCGTCGTCGACGGTCGCGGAGCGTACTGA
- a CDS encoding lipopolysaccharide biosynthesis protein, with translation MIETNRPAAALAEDEPDLLRDQFRQLTRYRRLIGAGIGIGLLGGVYLGISTADTYVATADVVLRTPTDDPFNPSIAPDKAINIGSERQVALSSSIASEAAKKLGVGDAGLAALRAGLQVTNPPQTMVLRFTYTSGSPEVSAKRANAMTEAYLLKRRDALDVTRDAMVKSYKDQRDPVAKQLDDLIKQISQLPAGSARDAAYSSRTDLQSKVGQLNGNIAKLDALDMTPGRVTSAAVPPTRPDGPGLPMSLALGAAVGLALGLLAAWVRLVFDPSPRSDGDVSRALRAPVLGTLPPDKTGGGPLLAAGEADPRLAEEYRSVAFRLAYDARFADRRRLLVVAPRGSSETAAAVAVNLAASFAETGKDVLLIEADLRTPLLASQLPTDAGERPRWSQLPGGPAEGERSAHPDSDWPDGRMLVVDAGESGDFDLIPGERVRNVARALTTPRATRLISEADSPNSTVVVLAPPVLSYADALALVDRVDGVLVVCDPRAVHRTDLSRIRELISGAGGTVLGAVLHGPLPGEKRGRTRSSAKAAAAAPTPAPVPPTGADPAEPDRQTPGDGSDTVALRTVRTGRR, from the coding sequence GTGATCGAGACGAACCGCCCGGCAGCGGCCCTGGCCGAGGACGAACCCGACCTCCTCCGGGACCAGTTCCGCCAGCTGACCCGCTACCGCAGGCTGATCGGCGCGGGCATCGGGATCGGCCTGCTGGGCGGTGTGTACCTCGGCATCTCCACGGCCGACACCTACGTCGCCACCGCCGACGTGGTCCTGCGCACCCCCACCGACGACCCGTTCAACCCGAGCATCGCCCCCGACAAGGCGATCAACATCGGCTCCGAACGGCAGGTCGCGCTCAGCAGTTCCATCGCGAGCGAAGCCGCGAAGAAGCTCGGCGTCGGCGATGCCGGTCTCGCCGCGCTGCGCGCCGGTCTCCAGGTCACCAACCCGCCGCAGACCATGGTGCTGCGCTTCACCTACACCTCCGGCTCCCCCGAGGTGTCCGCCAAGCGCGCCAACGCGATGACCGAGGCGTACCTGCTCAAGCGGCGCGACGCCCTCGACGTCACCCGTGACGCCATGGTCAAGAGCTACAAGGACCAGCGCGACCCGGTCGCCAAACAGCTCGACGACCTGATCAAGCAGATCTCCCAGCTGCCCGCGGGCAGCGCGCGCGACGCCGCGTACTCCTCCCGGACCGACCTGCAGAGCAAGGTCGGCCAGCTCAACGGGAACATCGCCAAGCTCGACGCCCTCGACATGACCCCGGGCCGGGTCACCAGCGCGGCCGTCCCGCCCACCCGGCCCGACGGCCCGGGCCTGCCCATGTCGCTCGCGCTCGGCGCGGCCGTCGGTCTCGCCCTCGGTCTGCTCGCCGCCTGGGTCCGGCTGGTCTTCGACCCCTCGCCGCGCTCCGACGGCGACGTCTCGCGCGCCCTGCGCGCGCCCGTGCTCGGCACCCTGCCCCCCGACAAGACGGGCGGCGGGCCGCTGCTCGCCGCCGGTGAGGCCGATCCGCGGCTCGCGGAGGAGTACCGGTCGGTGGCCTTCCGGCTCGCCTACGACGCCCGCTTCGCCGACCGCCGGCGCCTCCTCGTGGTCGCCCCGCGCGGCAGCAGCGAGACGGCCGCCGCGGTGGCCGTGAACCTCGCCGCCTCCTTCGCCGAGACCGGCAAGGACGTCCTGCTCATCGAGGCGGACCTGCGGACGCCGCTGCTCGCCAGCCAGCTGCCCACCGACGCGGGCGAGCGGCCCCGCTGGAGCCAGCTGCCGGGCGGCCCGGCCGAGGGCGAACGCTCCGCACACCCCGATTCCGACTGGCCGGACGGGCGCATGCTCGTCGTGGACGCCGGTGAATCGGGCGACTTCGACCTGATCCCCGGCGAGCGGGTGCGCAACGTCGCCCGCGCGCTCACCACCCCGCGCGCGACCCGGCTGATCTCCGAGGCCGACTCGCCCAACTCCACGGTGGTCGTGCTCGCCCCGCCCGTCCTGTCCTACGCAGACGCGCTCGCCCTCGTCGACCGCGTCGACGGCGTCCTCGTGGTCTGCGACCCGCGCGCCGTGCACCGCACCGACCTGTCCCGGATCCGCGAACTGATCAGCGGCGCGGGCGGCACCGTGCTGGGCGCCGTGCTGCACGGGCCGCTGCCCGGCGAGAAGCGCGGCCGGACCCGCTCCTCGGCCAAGGCCGCGGCGGCGGCTCCCACCCCCGCTCCCGTTCCCCCGACCGGTGCCGACCCGGCCGAGCCGGACCGGCAGACCCCCGGTGACGGCAGCGACACGGTCGCCCTGCGCACGGTCCGCACGGGCCGCAGATGA
- the gmd gene encoding GDP-mannose 4,6-dehydratase codes for MGKTALITGVTGQDGSYLAELLLSKGYTVHGLVRRSSSFNTERIDHVYQDPQTANRSFVLHHADLSDGVALVNLLRDIRPDEVYNLGAQSHVRVSFDAPLYTGDVTGLGALRLLEAIRASGVDTRIYQASSSEMFGATPPPQNEHTPFHPRSPYGAAKVFAYWTTVNYREAYGMFAVNGILFNHESPRRGETFVTRKITRAVARIKAGLQDHLYLGNLDAVRDWGYAPEYVDAMWRMLQQDEPTDYVVATGVAATVREFVEASFGHAGLDWNEHVRYDPKYERPSEVDALIGDASKAHALLGWKPTVLVQELARIMVDADVRQVEDQLAGATIRIDR; via the coding sequence ATGGGCAAGACCGCACTGATCACCGGAGTCACCGGGCAGGACGGCTCGTACCTCGCCGAGCTCCTGCTCTCCAAGGGCTACACGGTGCACGGCCTCGTGCGGCGGTCGTCCAGCTTCAACACCGAGCGCATCGACCACGTCTACCAGGACCCGCAGACCGCCAACCGGTCCTTCGTCCTGCACCACGCCGACCTCTCGGACGGCGTCGCCCTCGTGAACCTGCTCCGTGACATACGGCCGGACGAGGTCTACAACCTCGGCGCCCAGTCCCATGTCCGGGTCTCCTTCGACGCCCCGCTCTACACCGGTGACGTGACGGGCCTCGGCGCGCTGCGCCTGCTGGAGGCCATCCGGGCCAGCGGCGTCGACACCCGGATCTACCAGGCCTCCTCCTCGGAGATGTTCGGCGCCACCCCGCCGCCGCAGAACGAGCACACCCCGTTCCACCCGCGCAGCCCGTACGGCGCCGCCAAGGTCTTCGCGTACTGGACCACGGTGAACTACCGCGAGGCCTACGGGATGTTCGCGGTGAACGGCATCCTCTTCAACCACGAGTCCCCGCGCCGCGGCGAGACCTTCGTGACCCGCAAGATCACCCGCGCGGTGGCCCGGATCAAGGCGGGCCTCCAGGACCACCTGTACCTGGGCAACCTGGACGCCGTGCGCGACTGGGGCTACGCGCCCGAATACGTCGACGCGATGTGGCGGATGCTCCAGCAGGACGAGCCGACCGACTACGTCGTGGCCACGGGAGTCGCCGCCACCGTCCGCGAGTTCGTCGAGGCCTCCTTCGGCCACGCGGGGCTCGACTGGAACGAGCACGTGCGCTACGACCCCAAGTACGAGCGCCCCAGCGAGGTCGACGCCCTCATCGGCGACGCGAGCAAGGCGCACGCACTGCTCGGCTGGAAGCCGACGGTCCTCGTCCAGGAACTGGCCCGGATCATGGTGGACGCCGACGTGCGCCAGGTGGAGGACCAACTCGCGGGCGCCACCATCCGCATAGACCGCTGA
- a CDS encoding CBM96 family carbohydrate-binding protein, which yields MRRSRGLTAALALSLVGAGAGLGLVLMPQASAITPPVAFTADNLPTWQPNGIVFAMAQTNGTVFAGGTFSTVRPADGAGSGSEQEAVNFVALDAATGNPTDCKLSFTVADGTATVRALVVSKDGKTLYAGGYFGAVNGTPVASVAAIDIATCTPKTSFHPSFPATVRAFAVTDDTLYAAGDFGTVEGQTRERFAAVDATSGALKPFAANADEPGRAITVTPDGKNVILGGDFFTVNGTDTHALAVVNATTGALTKTYGNIPSNSVVKTIATDDNGGFYTGNEGSGGGVFDGRIGLNLSDFSEKWRDRCLGATQYVLPYDGVLYSSSHAHDCSLENEFPDGKRNFLLAEPTNHTGAAPAPVDGFVHSPRKLGWHPTANDGIGEGIGPRVMAVSEKSEVKYLWVGGEFTAINGTPQQGLTRFASTGDVGAPTTPVASAASVKPGEAQVRWRTSYDQDDSKLTYRIYRNGSANPIASVVADSVDWERPQASWTDTTVKPGQSYTYRITATDAAGNTSALSANVSVTVPTSVQSYPNQVRTDGASLYWRYDDTVSPYVADSSNGGNTSGVQLNAPALRQTPGAVSGTSTAMGFNGTSQQVYSDHRQSVGTSYTVETWFKTNTTRGGKLIGFGNNTDRTSGTNDKNIYMTNAGRLVFGTYNGSPRTISTGLLDIYNDNKWHHVAATQGPGGMTLYVDGQNKGTLNVANSTQYTGYWHVGGDNLANWPTRPTSNFFAGQIDETAVYPTVLTQAQVKNHFDLAKAPTDTVSKVSANEDTYINQGAPSTAYGTSSSLAVRGTSAYETYLRFDIPAAPAGQVLKAASLQVKTSTQANAGTTDTINVVPVTGTWSGAATTFNTKPTLGTTPLGSLAGVPDGSAIQNVELDTTAVSAVLGGSYSMALTSTGTDPLWIWSSESTAADAVPQLVLTFGPK from the coding sequence ATGCGTAGATCCAGAGGGCTGACTGCTGCCCTCGCCCTGTCACTGGTCGGTGCCGGCGCCGGATTGGGCCTGGTGCTCATGCCCCAGGCCTCCGCCATCACACCGCCCGTGGCCTTCACCGCCGACAACCTGCCGACCTGGCAGCCCAACGGCATCGTCTTCGCCATGGCGCAGACGAACGGCACCGTCTTCGCCGGTGGCACCTTCTCCACGGTCCGGCCGGCCGACGGAGCCGGCAGCGGTTCCGAGCAGGAAGCGGTCAACTTCGTCGCCCTCGACGCCGCGACGGGCAACCCGACCGACTGCAAGCTCAGCTTCACCGTGGCCGACGGCACCGCCACCGTGCGCGCGCTCGTCGTCTCCAAGGACGGCAAGACCCTCTACGCGGGCGGCTACTTCGGCGCCGTGAACGGCACCCCGGTCGCCAGCGTCGCCGCGATCGACATCGCGACCTGCACGCCGAAGACGTCGTTCCACCCGAGCTTCCCCGCCACCGTGCGCGCGTTCGCCGTCACCGACGACACGCTGTACGCGGCAGGCGACTTCGGCACCGTCGAAGGCCAGACCCGCGAGCGGTTCGCCGCGGTCGACGCGACCTCCGGTGCCCTCAAGCCCTTCGCCGCCAACGCCGACGAGCCGGGCCGCGCCATCACGGTCACCCCGGACGGCAAGAACGTCATCCTGGGCGGTGACTTCTTCACGGTCAACGGCACCGACACGCACGCGCTGGCCGTGGTGAACGCGACCACCGGCGCGCTCACCAAGACGTACGGCAACATCCCGAGCAACTCGGTGGTCAAGACGATCGCCACCGACGACAACGGCGGCTTCTACACCGGCAACGAGGGCTCCGGCGGCGGCGTCTTCGACGGCCGCATCGGCCTGAACCTCAGCGACTTCAGCGAGAAGTGGCGCGACCGCTGCCTCGGCGCCACCCAGTACGTCCTGCCGTACGACGGGGTCCTCTACAGCTCCTCGCACGCGCACGACTGCTCGCTGGAGAACGAGTTCCCCGACGGCAAGCGCAACTTCCTGCTGGCGGAGCCGACCAACCACACCGGCGCCGCCCCCGCGCCCGTCGACGGCTTCGTGCACAGCCCGCGCAAGCTCGGCTGGCACCCCACCGCCAACGACGGCATCGGCGAGGGCATCGGCCCGCGCGTCATGGCCGTCTCGGAGAAGAGCGAAGTCAAGTACCTGTGGGTCGGCGGCGAGTTCACCGCCATCAACGGCACCCCGCAGCAGGGCCTGACCCGCTTCGCCTCCACCGGTGACGTCGGCGCCCCGACCACCCCGGTGGCCAGCGCCGCGAGCGTCAAGCCCGGCGAGGCCCAGGTCCGCTGGCGCACCAGCTACGACCAGGACGACAGCAAGCTGACCTACCGCATCTACCGCAACGGCTCGGCGAACCCGATCGCCTCGGTGGTCGCGGACTCCGTCGACTGGGAGCGGCCGCAGGCCTCCTGGACCGACACCACGGTCAAGCCCGGCCAGTCCTACACCTACCGGATCACCGCCACCGACGCCGCGGGCAACACCAGCGCGCTGTCGGCGAACGTCTCCGTGACGGTCCCCACCTCGGTCCAGTCCTACCCGAACCAGGTCCGCACGGACGGCGCGAGCCTGTACTGGCGCTACGACGACACCGTCAGCCCGTACGTCGCCGACTCCTCCAACGGCGGCAACACCAGCGGCGTCCAGCTGAACGCCCCGGCCCTGCGCCAGACCCCCGGAGCCGTGTCCGGCACCAGCACCGCGATGGGCTTCAACGGCACCAGCCAGCAGGTGTACAGCGACCACCGCCAGTCGGTGGGCACCTCCTACACGGTCGAGACCTGGTTCAAGACCAACACCACCCGCGGTGGCAAGCTGATCGGCTTCGGCAACAACACCGACCGCACCAGCGGCACGAACGACAAGAACATCTACATGACCAACGCCGGGCGGCTGGTCTTCGGCACGTACAACGGCTCGCCCCGGACCATCAGCACCGGTCTGCTCGACATCTACAACGACAACAAGTGGCACCACGTGGCCGCGACCCAGGGTCCCGGCGGCATGACGCTCTACGTCGACGGTCAGAACAAGGGCACGCTGAACGTCGCCAACTCCACCCAGTACACCGGTTACTGGCATGTCGGCGGCGACAACCTCGCCAACTGGCCCACCCGGCCGACCAGCAACTTCTTCGCCGGTCAGATCGACGAGACGGCCGTCTACCCGACGGTCCTCACCCAGGCCCAGGTCAAGAACCACTTCGACCTGGCGAAGGCGCCCACCGACACGGTGTCCAAGGTCTCCGCGAACGAGGACACCTACATCAACCAGGGCGCCCCCAGCACCGCCTACGGCACGTCCTCCTCGCTCGCGGTGCGCGGCACCTCGGCCTACGAGACGTACCTGCGCTTCGACATCCCGGCCGCCCCGGCCGGTCAGGTCCTGAAGGCCGCGTCCCTCCAGGTCAAGACCAGCACCCAGGCGAACGCCGGCACGACCGACACCATCAACGTGGTCCCGGTCACCGGCACCTGGAGCGGTGCGGCCACCACCTTCAACACCAAGCCCACCCTGGGCACCACCCCGCTCGGCTCCCTGGCCGGCGTCCCGGACGGCTCCGCCATCCAGAACGTCGAGCTGGACACCACCGCGGTCTCCGCGGTGCTGGGCGGCAGCTACAGCATGGCCCTGACCAGCACGGGCACCGACCCGCTCTGGATCTGGTCCAGCGAGTCGACCGCCGCGGACGCCGTTCCGCAGCTCGTGCTCACCTTCGGCCCGAAGTAA
- a CDS encoding GDP-L-fucose synthase family protein, whose product MTSSLLLPPHARVFVAGHRGLVGSAVARRLTADGHEVLTRGRADLDLRDAGATAAYLKDVRPDAVVLAAAKVGGIMANSTYPVQFLEDNLRIQLSVIAGAHDAGVGRLLFLGSSCIYPKLAPQPISEDALLTGPLEPTNEAYALAKIAGIVQVQSYRKQYGASYISAMPTNLYGPGDNFDLESSHVLPALIRRFHEAAAAGKDEVALWGSGTPRREFLHVDDLAAACAVLLASYDGDEPVNIGCGEDLTIKALAETVAEVTGFRGRLAWDTSKPDGTPRKLLDVTRLTSLGWKPGIGLREGITSTYRWWLDSQAENTQAGN is encoded by the coding sequence ATGACAAGTTCGCTGCTCCTGCCCCCGCACGCCCGCGTCTTCGTCGCCGGCCACCGCGGCCTCGTCGGGTCCGCGGTCGCCCGGCGGCTCACCGCCGACGGCCACGAGGTGCTCACCCGGGGGCGTGCGGACCTCGACCTGCGCGACGCCGGCGCGACCGCCGCGTACCTGAAGGACGTCCGCCCGGACGCCGTCGTCCTGGCGGCCGCCAAGGTCGGCGGGATCATGGCCAACAGCACCTACCCGGTGCAGTTCCTGGAGGACAACCTCAGGATCCAGCTGAGCGTGATCGCCGGTGCGCACGACGCCGGTGTGGGGCGGCTGCTGTTCCTCGGGTCCTCCTGCATCTACCCGAAGCTGGCGCCGCAGCCGATCAGCGAGGACGCGCTGCTGACCGGTCCGCTGGAGCCGACCAACGAGGCGTACGCGCTGGCCAAGATCGCGGGCATCGTCCAGGTGCAGTCGTACCGCAAGCAGTACGGGGCCTCGTACATCTCGGCCATGCCGACGAACCTCTACGGTCCGGGCGACAACTTCGACCTGGAGTCCTCGCACGTCCTGCCCGCCCTGATCCGGCGCTTCCACGAGGCGGCGGCCGCGGGCAAGGACGAGGTCGCGCTGTGGGGTTCGGGCACCCCGCGCCGGGAGTTCCTGCACGTGGACGACCTCGCGGCCGCCTGCGCCGTGCTGCTGGCGTCCTACGACGGGGACGAGCCGGTCAACATCGGCTGCGGCGAGGACCTCACCATCAAGGCGCTGGCCGAGACGGTCGCCGAGGTGACCGGCTTCCGGGGCCGGCTCGCCTGGGACACGTCCAAGCCGGACGGGACCCCGCGCAAGCTGCTCGACGTGACCCGGCTGACGTCGCTGGGCTGGAAGCCGGGCATCGGGCTGCGCGAGGGCATCACGTCCACCTACCGGTGGTGGCTGGATTCCCAAGCGGAGAACACCCAGGCCGGGAACTGA
- a CDS encoding glycosyltransferase family 4 protein, with amino-acid sequence MVSTNYAPEHAGIGPYATQIAEHWANTGHDTHVFAGMPHYPSWSLEPEYKGALRRTEERAGVTVHRRAHTVPSRQTAVKRALFEGSILLHGAVAPPRMPKPDAVLAQMPSLAGGVLAARLAARWKVPFVPVVQDLMGAAAAQSGISGGDKAAVIAARAEAYVLKRATLVGVIHETFVDRVVGMGVDPAKIRLVPNWSHVPAPSKPRDETRRHLGWAPGQTVVLHSGNMGLKQGLEVLVGAARLDPAVRFVLMGDGSRRGALADLSTDVPNLDIIPPAADGEFPDILAAADVLAVTQHAAVLDMSVPSKLTSYFAAGRPVVASVAAAGGTAQEVERSGAGVLVTPEDPGALLNAVRALAEDPRGADALGAAGPRHVAAHLSRDAGLARIDALIDEALGGPRP; translated from the coding sequence CTGGTTTCCACGAATTACGCTCCCGAGCACGCGGGGATTGGCCCGTACGCCACACAAATCGCGGAACACTGGGCGAATACCGGTCACGATACCCATGTCTTCGCGGGCATGCCCCACTACCCTTCCTGGTCTCTCGAACCGGAGTACAAGGGGGCGCTGCGGCGCACCGAGGAGCGTGCGGGGGTGACCGTGCACCGGCGCGCGCACACCGTGCCGTCGCGTCAGACCGCCGTGAAGCGGGCCCTGTTTGAAGGATCGATTCTGCTGCACGGCGCCGTGGCCCCGCCCCGGATGCCGAAGCCGGACGCGGTCCTCGCCCAAATGCCCAGCCTGGCGGGCGGGGTGCTCGCCGCACGGCTCGCGGCGCGCTGGAAGGTGCCGTTCGTCCCCGTCGTACAGGACCTGATGGGCGCCGCCGCCGCGCAGAGCGGGATCAGCGGCGGCGACAAGGCGGCCGTGATCGCCGCCCGCGCCGAGGCGTACGTCCTCAAGCGGGCCACCCTGGTCGGCGTCATCCACGAGACCTTCGTGGACCGGGTCGTGGGCATGGGCGTCGACCCGGCGAAGATCCGCCTGGTCCCCAACTGGTCGCACGTGCCCGCCCCCAGCAAGCCGCGCGACGAGACCCGCCGCCACCTGGGCTGGGCCCCCGGCCAGACCGTGGTGCTGCACTCCGGGAACATGGGCCTCAAGCAGGGCCTCGAAGTCCTCGTCGGCGCGGCCCGGCTCGACCCGGCCGTCCGCTTCGTCCTCATGGGCGACGGCAGCCGGCGCGGCGCCCTGGCCGACCTGTCGACGGACGTGCCGAACCTGGACATCATCCCCCCTGCCGCCGACGGGGAGTTCCCCGATATCCTCGCGGCGGCGGACGTGCTGGCGGTCACGCAGCACGCGGCCGTCCTCGACATGAGCGTGCCCTCCAAACTCACCTCCTACTTCGCGGCCGGCCGGCCGGTCGTCGCCTCGGTGGCGGCGGCGGGCGGCACCGCCCAGGAGGTGGAACGTTCCGGCGCCGGGGTGCTCGTCACCCCGGAGGACCCGGGCGCGCTGCTGAACGCCGTACGCGCACTGGCCGAGGACCCGCGGGGGGCGGACGCGCTGGGCGCGGCCGGTCCGCGCCACGTGGCGGCTCACCTGAGCCGCGATGCGGGCCTCGCCCGCATCGACGCACTGATCGACGAAGCACTTGGGGGACCCCGGCCGTGA
- a CDS encoding WcaF family extracellular polysaccharide biosynthesis acetyltransferase, with the protein MRNLPAFTLAGYDKGRGLLTQALWFAVMNTVFMAWFCPARLRVALLRAFGAGIGEGVLIRHKVRVLWPWKLTVGDHTWIGEGAWVLNLEPVTIGSHVCVSQEAMLCTGSHDHRAADFRYRNAPIAVEDGAWVAVRATVLAGVTVGRCAVAGAGAVVHKDLPALTLQTADGTRRPVEEPK; encoded by the coding sequence GTGCGCAATCTCCCGGCCTTCACGCTGGCCGGATACGACAAGGGGCGCGGTCTGCTGACGCAGGCGCTCTGGTTCGCCGTGATGAACACGGTCTTCATGGCATGGTTCTGCCCGGCCCGGCTGCGGGTCGCGCTGCTGCGCGCCTTCGGCGCGGGGATCGGCGAGGGCGTGCTGATCCGGCACAAGGTGCGGGTGCTGTGGCCGTGGAAGCTCACCGTCGGCGACCACACCTGGATCGGCGAGGGTGCCTGGGTGCTCAACCTGGAGCCGGTCACGATCGGTTCGCACGTGTGCGTCTCCCAGGAGGCCATGCTGTGCACCGGTTCGCACGACCACCGGGCGGCCGACTTCCGCTACCGCAACGCCCCGATCGCGGTCGAGGACGGCGCGTGGGTGGCGGTACGGGCGACCGTGCTGGCCGGGGTGACCGTGGGCCGCTGCGCCGTGGCGGGCGCGGGGGCCGTCGTACACAAGGACCTGCCCGCACTGACCCTGCAGACCGCGGACGGCACGCGCCGCCCGGTCGAAGAACCGAAGTGA